The DNA region caaacacttgggccatcctccactgccctcccgggccacagcagagagctggactggaagaggagcaaccaggactagaaccccgtacccatatgggatgctggtgctgcagggggaggattaaccaagtgagccaggtgctggccccacatttacattttttacaCTTTCAGTTGGCAATCACAGCCTGGAGCTACCCACCCAGACTCGGGGAAACTCAGGTTTCCCCCAGGTCTGAAGTGACTGAATCAACAGACTCCTGAAGCACTGTTGTGATCCTCCATTCATTCTGCCTTCAATTGCATGGTGGTTTTTTGATCTTATTTCCAACCTGGGGGTTACCAGGACGCATTTCCTGCAGGTGTCCTGAATTCCAAGTGTGGTTTCCTCAGCTCTGAAAGTCTGCTGAATCTATGCAACCTCACAGCTTCCATCAGAATCGGAAACTGCTTCCAGGAGAAGGCTCCCGTCTTGCTGAGCAGGCCCTCATCCCCGCCAGTCCTTTACTACCTGGTAGCAGCTGCAAGGACGAGGCATTCCTGTATTCTAGCCTGTCTCCTACTGAAGTCCCGAcctccagtttcattccatgCACCTTGTGTGGGATCAGTTTCCCTACTCTGCAATGTCTTCATTTACCAGATCTCCCTAGAGTTGGGTGGCCATATTAGACATTTACCCCAGCGCTGGCCTCACCATCCTTGTTTTTAACATCAAGGTCATAATCATAATATCCTCATCAGACATGATTGTTATCATGAgagttttttcccatttttttttttagcaatgtGTGTTTAGATCAGGAAAAATCTAGATTTAACATTTGTGAAATACACACATGGTCTTCATTGCTTTATATAAATATTGTCCTTTTTCCTCCTTGTTTTTTTATGTTGAAGAAACCTGTGCAGTTGGCCTGTCTCAACGTCTGGAACTCCCTCCGTGATCGTGGCTCTTTCATAAGAAAGAAGACTAAACCACCAAGCTTGAATCTGAGGGCAGGTGGATCTGGTGCTGGGGACCAGTGATTTCTGGGTCGCACCTCCTGATAGCTGAAGGGACAGGTGCGGACACAGGTGTGTGGGGCCGTAGTTTCCTGCCCTTCAGGAGAGAGTGCTGGAATCACAAGATTCCCACTGTCCCTGGAATTTCTAGAGAGCCAGACTGACCAAAGAGAGCCTTGGCAGAATCCATCTGTCCTCACATAATGGCCTCTGCAGCTTCGCTGTCTGAGCTCCAGGCACAGGCCAGCTGCCCCATATGCCTGGACTTCATGAGTGACCCAGTGACCACCGAGTGTGGCCATAACTTCTGCTGTTCCTGCATCCAGCAGTGCTGGAAAGATTTAGATGCTATCTTCCCCTGTCCCGTCTGCCAGTACCACTGCCCTGAGCGAAACCTCAAGAGTAATACCCAGTTATGCCAAATGATAGACATTGTGACGCAGCTTCCCGCCACAGGGAGCGAGAGGAAGCCCCTGTGTGAGACGCACGGCCAGGTCCTGGACTTGTTCTGTGAGCAGGACCTGGAGCTGCTGTGTCCCCAGTGCAGGGTCTCCAGGGCCCACGAGGATCACCACCTGGTGCCCCTTGAGGAAGCTGCAGCTCATCACAAGAGGATCCTGGAAACAGACATTGAGTGGCTGCGAGAGCAAGTTAAGGATGCTGAAATGGACCGTGAAATGCAAGCTCGGGAATGTGATGAACTGAAGAACCGGCTGAATAACTGGAGGCAGGAGGCAAAGTCTAAATTTGAGAATCTTCACTACTACCTGAGAAGGGAGCGAGAGGAAGCGTACACCAGGCTGGTCTGCAAAGAACAGGGTGTTAAAGACAAGCTAATTGAAAACAAAAGTCAGATTTCAGACCACATAGCCGCAGTGGAAGATCTGTTGAGTGAAATAGCAGAGAAGTGCCTGCAAACAGACGTGGATTTACTGAGAGGGCTTTGGAGTATTAATCACAGGTACGAAGGTCTAAAAGCTCCAGAGATCTTCTCCTTTGAGTTAAAGGAGAGGTGTTGCGTCCTGCCGCGGAGCTTTGGTTTGCAGAAAATGATGAGCACACTTCAGGTGAACTTGACCCTGGATCCTGAAACCGCCCACCCAGATCTAGTTGTCTCCGAAGATGGAAAAATTGTGCTGATGGAAGAAACGAGCCCATCTCATCTCCCCGATCAGTATTTCGCTGTCCGGAGTTGTGAGAAATTCGCTAGTGGGAGGAAGTTTTGGCAGGTACACtcgagaggcagagggctgtggTCGCTGGGTGTGTGTCAGGAATCGTTCCCCACCGATGCCGACACAGCACCGTGCCCAGACTTCGGCTGCTGGCAAACCGAGCAGTTCATGAGCCGGGTGGAATTTGAAGACAGCTGGATTGGCGTCTTTCTGGACTATGAACTGGGAGAAATATCATTCTATAATTTAAGTAACAATTCCCGCTTGCATACTTACACTGCTACGTTTACGGAAAAGGTCCAGGCTTACTTCTCAGTTCAATCTCAATCACTTGTTACCATCAGGATCATTGAGGAGAGTTGACGAATCATCTAATACAAGATCATTTCATATGTGGCCATGCTTATCTCTCTGTGCTCCTGGAAGTTCCTTGGAATAAAGATTCTGATTCCACTTTGATGTTTGACTGTTGAACTCTTAGCATTCATGTTCCTGCTCTTTCTGCCCCACTGCTGGGAAAGCTGATGAGAAAGTCCAGGTGCTCCCCCTGTCAGTACAAGTGCGAAGATCAAAACAAGAAGCCCCTGGTCAGGCAAGGAACCCTTGTCCCAGCCCTAACTGTAGTCACTCCCATAGAGTCGCCTTTGCCTGCTCTCTTAGTCCCTTGTGGTCCCGCTCAGTAACCACACTGTGTACCCAAGGTTATGTGCAGAAGAAACCATGTCACCTCTTGGTATATGTGTGGCATCCTCAGTCTCAGCTTGTTTTTCTCTAAAgtatattttctattaattttttttaagattttatttatttgagaggtagagttacagtgagagagagagagaggtcttccatctactggaatggctgcaatggctggaatgggccgattcagagccaggagtcaagaggttcttccaagtttcccgagcagggcaggagccaagcactagggccatcctccactgctttcccaggccacagcagagagctggatcggaagtggagcagccgggactagaaccagcgcccatatgggatgccggcgctgcaggtaaaggattaacccactgcactgcagcatCAGGCCctctaaattatattttcttctccttccttctcttcttcctccttcctcttttttttgcccctcttttttcttttattttctcttttgaacaGATCGAGGGCCTGCTCATCAAACAGACAGCAGGATAGCAACTGCCACCCTATGACATCAGTGCAAATCCACAAAGTGCCTTAAGAGATTATCCCTTCTGAAGGAAGTTCTTGAACTTTGTGATATGGGTTCATTTTTTGTTGAGGTAGAAAGGGATgttgaaccaacggatggaagatctccccctctctaactctgactttcaaataaatgaatacgtCATAAAATAATTTCCTGGTTCTCAGGATACAGGGAGAAACACActagtcggccggcgccgcggcttacttggctagtcctccgcctgcggtacagGCATCCGATGTGGgtgccggcttctagtcccagtcggggcgccacattctctcccggctgcccctctaccaggccagctctctgctgtggcccaggagcgcagtggaggatggcccaagtgcttgggccctgcaccccataggagaccaggagaagcacttggctcctggcttcggatcagcgcgatgcgcctgtcgcagcggccattggagggtgagccaacggagaaaggaagacctttctctctctcactgtccactctgcttgtcaaagaaaaagaaaagaaaaaccacacacTAGGCACCCTTGGCACTGGGAAGTATTTATTCTAGTCAGGCTCAGCTCAGGGCTTTTAAACTATAAAGTAACAGTTGCTACAGGGGAGAACCTAAGGCGGACATGGACATGGGGTAAGAAACTTACAAAAATGAGCAGGGTTAAGGGAACATCCCAGAAGTATACTGGGGAGCTGCAACACACAGGAAAACtgtataaaaaaggaagagagagagacaaagcaaTTGAaacctggaggaaaaaaaaaacagtgacagaGATCCATAATTTCACTGGATTTGTATgcaaaatttattaaaagaatgtatacaacaataaaaaagatagAAGTGTCATGGGGGTGACCCTGGGCAGGCTTCGTTGAGGTTCTTGTCTCCATGTGGACAGAATTCAAAGAGAGACTTAGGAGGCTGGTTctatggcacagtgtgttaaagccccagcctttgatgtcagcattccatgtgggtgctggttcaagtccccgctgctccacttccgatccaactctgctattgcctgggaaagcagtggaagacttgggcccctgcacctggatgagagacctggaagaagttcctggcccctagctttggatcggcacagctccggccgttgcggccatttggggagtgaaccagcggatggaagacctctctctttctacctctctctgtaactctgtctttcaaacaaataaaatacatcttaaaaaaagagaagagacttACATAaaagaagcaagatttatttaaaggcaaagacaAAAAGTACACACTTAGGAAGAAGTGCAGGTAACCCTGGTAAGAGCTGCAATCATCAAGGTTTCGGGTAGTCTACATTATTGGGATGCATGGGGGTGGAGTCTGGGGCATCGTTTAATTGAATAGTCAATGAGCGAGGGGTTTGGGGTCAGAGCCTAAGTACCACCCATTTCCTTTGCCCCTTTTTTTGAAAACAGACGTGTCATGGTAAAAGGTGAATGATTGGAGAGGGTGGGCCAGCCATAATTTATAATGACATTGTAATGGCAGCCACAGGCGCCCCATCCGCAGCCGTGCTGAATAATTCTAGGTGGCGTGGGTTCTCAGGCTGGAAGCCCTGAGCTGCATGGAGGGGGTGGATTTTGGTGGTACCTGCGTGGCTGCTGTGCCTCTTGCAATCCTCAGCCCCTTTTGCTAGCTACCTCCCTACCCCCAGCAAAGGGCGTGACTTTTACCTTTCTATCATCTCGGTACTGATTTAGCCCCATAATCATGTGAGCAGATTTCTTGAAAGAAATCTCTTAAAATTTACCATAAAAGGAATCCAGAAGCATATGACTGCACTGGTGAATTATACAAAACATCAGAAACcaagtagctaggactcgaactggcactctgacgtggaatgccagcatcccaagctgcagcttaaccagctgccctGACGTaattaaaaagtaagaataaTTAGATAGCACAAGGATGACATACTTCCTCAGCACGGTCATTGCTGGACTCCTGTTATTTATAGAATATGCGAATAGATGCTCATTCTCATCCAAGGTTCACAGAGAACCACGATTTCCTGCATTTCACTGTTTTGATATTAGCTAGACTCCAAACAGGAAGCACAGGGAAGCTGGCAACTTAAGGAGTTTAATAAGGCACTATTTGCTAAGGATAGGTGGACATTAGAGAAACTCACCAAGGGGTTAAGAGTCCCTCTGAGGCCTGGGTCTCATAAGCGGCATTTTTTAGCACTTCCTCTTACTGTGTTATCAGTGATTAATAGCACACTACAGTGGTGTTTAGGTGTAGGGGTGACAGCTCACGCCATGAGCATGCGTGCCTGGCCGCCCTGTCACAGAGCATGGTCTCTGCAGATATACTCAAAAGCTCATTTTTgttcaagagagagaaaaattggttttgcatatgaaggtacttcaaaaactcgATAGGAAATAAACCATAAGCTTTCTTGAATGCcaaaaaatgttgaaacccatgcctagtggttttttttgtttgtttgtttgttttctgacaggcagagcggacagtgagagagagagacagagagaaaggtctttctttgcctttggttcaccctccaatggccgctgtggccagtgtgctgtggccggcgcaccgtgctgatccgatggcagcagccaggtgcttctcctggtctcccatggggtgcagggcccaagcacctgggccatcgtccactgtactcccgggccacagcagagagctgtcctggaagaggagcaaccgggacagaatccggcgccccgactagaacccagggtgccggcgccacaaagtggaggattagcctattgagccacggcgccagccaaacccatgcctagtttttttttttaatatgattttaCCCATGtgtttttgaagatcctttgcgtgtatgaatttcaacttttttcttcCTACCAAAATGAACATGTTTTAGtgctattttccacaaactttaactAGCATtaatttgcttgagaggcagagagacagaaaaagagcaaagagagagaccctctggtctactccccaaattcctgcaatggctggagcgtgGCTAGAACAGAAACtgagagctgggaatgcaatctgggtctcccacgtgggtggcaagaatccaatgacttgagtcatcatctctgtctctcagggtctgcatgtATCTCAGGGCCATAATGTGTAatagggcaggaagctggagtcaggagccacaggtgGGAGACAGTGTACTGCAATGTGGGATGTGT from Oryctolagus cuniculus chromosome 8, mOryCun1.1, whole genome shotgun sequence includes:
- the LOC100351039 gene encoding tripartite motif-containing protein 60 isoform X2 — encoded protein: MASAASLSELQAQASCPICLDFMSDPVTTECGHNFCCSCIQQCWKDLDAIFPCPVCQYHCPERNLKSNTQLCQMIDIVTQLPATGSERKPLCETHGQVLDLFCEQDLELLCPQCRVSRAHEDHHLVPLEEAAAHHKRILETDIEWLREQVKDAEMDREMQARECDELKNRLNNWRQEAKSKFENLHYYLRREREEAYTRLVCKEQGVKDKLIENKSQISDHIAAVEDLLSEIAEKCLQTDVDLLRGLWSINHRYEGLKAPEIFSFELKERCCVLPRSFGLQKMMSTLQVNLTLDPETAHPDLVVSEDGKIVLMEETSPSHLPDQYFAVRSCEKFASGRKFWQVHSRGRGLWSLGVCQESFPTDADTAPCPDFGCWQTEQFMSRVEFEDSWIGVFLDYELGEISFYNLSNNSRLHTYTATFTEKVQAYFSVQSQSLVTIRIIEES